The bacterium nucleotide sequence GCCGCCGATGTGGAGGCGCTGATGCAGGCGGTCGCGGATCGGGTGGCGGCGCAGACGGGGATTGCGCTGGAGCCGGAGATCCGGATCTATGGCGAGCGGTAGCGCGCCCTGGCGCCGCCGGCGCGCGATGGCCACCAGGCGGCGGGGCCCCTGGTGGAAGCTGCTCCTCGCCCTGATCGTCTTCGCGGTGGCGCTGGCCGGCTTCGGGAGCTGGCAGGGCCTGCGCGCCCTGCTGGGCAGCGACTGGCTCCGCCTGCGCGAAGTGCGCGTCGAGGGTTGCCGCGTGCTGCCCGCCGCGCGCGTGCAGGAGCGCCTGGCGCCGCTCCTCGGCCGGCCGCTCTACGGGCGGGGCGCCGTGGACCTCGACTCGCTGGCCCTGGCCCTGACCGACCTGCCGCGCCTGAAGGGAGTGACGCTCAAGCGCCGGCCGCCCGCCACCCTCGAGTGCCGGGTCGAGGAAGCCGTCGGCGTCGCGCTCTGGCTGGAGGGGGACTTCGTCGAGATCGACGCCGGCGGTCTGCCGCTGGAGCGCTTCGGGGACCCGGCGCCGGACCTGCCGATTATCAGGCCCGCGCAGAACCTCGGGGCCGACAGCCTGCGCCGCCTCGCCCTGGCGGCTCTCGGCGGCCTGCGCGGGGCCGACTTCGACCTCGCCCGCGAGGTCAGCGAAATGACTGCGGATTCGACCGGGATCGTCTATTATCGGGGGGACAGCCCGACGCGCGTGCGGATGGGCTGGGAGGACTTCGGCGCCCGGGCGCGCTGCTACCGGGAGCTCTTCGCCGAGATCGCCGCCGACACCTTCCCCGGAGAGCTGGACCTGCGCTACCGGGACCAGGTCGTAGCCAGGAAGTCCACTGCGCGGGCCAAGCCGCAGGAGAAGCCATGAGCGAGCAGAGAATCGTCGTCGGACTGGACCTGGGCAGCCACCGCGTCACGGCCCTCGTCGCCGAGCTCAGCGGGCGCGGCGGCCTGCGCGTGCTCGGGCTGGGCACCGTGCCCAGCCAGGGCATCCGCAAGGGCGTCGTCGTCGGCTTCGAGCCCGCGGTGGAGGCCGTACGCGAGGCGGTGGGCGAGGCCGAGCGCGCCTCGGGGCTCGTCATCCGCGCCGCCTTCCCGAACGTGAGCGGCGAGCACTTCCGCGCCATTCCCAGCGAGGGCGTGCACGCCAAGGAGGGCCGCGAGCGCGAGATCACCCCCGAGGACGTCGAGCAGGTGATCCGCGTCGCGCGCAGCCTGCAGCTGCCGCCCGGCTATCGCATCCTGCACACCCTGCCCGTGGACTTCATCCTCGATGGCCGCGGCGGCATCAAGGACCCTGTCGGCATGGACGGCGTGCGCCTGCAGGCCGAGGTGCTGCTCTTCATGGGCGAGGGCAGCGTGCTCGAGAACACGGCGAAGGTGGTGGAGAAGGCCGGCCTCGCCGTCGAGGGCCTCGTCTTCTCGCCCCTGGCGACGGCGATGGCCGCCCTCACCGAGTCCGAGCGCGAAGAGGGGGTAGTGCTGATCGACATCGGCAGCGGCACGACCGAGGTGCTCGTCGTCGCCGACGGCGCCGCCCGCCACGCCGAGGTGCTGCCCCTGGGCGGCGGCAACGTCACGCGCGACCTCTCGATCGGACTCGGCCTCAGCCTGGCGGACGCCGAGCGCCTCAAGCTCGACCACGCGAGCGTGGGTCCGCTCAGCGCGGCGGACGCCGAGGCGCAGCTCACGGTGCGCCAGGTGGGCGCCGATGCCGACAGCGCGCTCTCGGCGCGCACCTTGCATTCGATCGTCGAGCCGCGCGCGCGCGAGCTGCTCGAGCTGGCCTGGGACCGCGCCCAGCGCTCTCCGGCCGCGCGCAGCGCGGGCTGCGGCGTCGTGCTCTGCGGCGGCGGCGCGCTGCTGCCCGGCCTCGCGGGCCTCGCCGCGCAGCTCTACGAGCGCAGCGTGCGCCTGGGCGCGCCGCTGGAGCAGCAG carries:
- a CDS encoding FtsQ-type POTRA domain-containing protein codes for the protein MASGSAPWRRRRAMATRRRGPWWKLLLALIVFAVALAGFGSWQGLRALLGSDWLRLREVRVEGCRVLPAARVQERLAPLLGRPLYGRGAVDLDSLALALTDLPRLKGVTLKRRPPATLECRVEEAVGVALWLEGDFVEIDAGGLPLERFGDPAPDLPIIRPAQNLGADSLRRLALAALGGLRGADFDLAREVSEMTADSTGIVYYRGDSPTRVRMGWEDFGARARCYRELFAEIAADTFPGELDLRYRDQVVARKSTARAKPQEKP
- the ftsA gene encoding cell division protein FtsA encodes the protein MSEQRIVVGLDLGSHRVTALVAELSGRGGLRVLGLGTVPSQGIRKGVVVGFEPAVEAVREAVGEAERASGLVIRAAFPNVSGEHFRAIPSEGVHAKEGREREITPEDVEQVIRVARSLQLPPGYRILHTLPVDFILDGRGGIKDPVGMDGVRLQAEVLLFMGEGSVLENTAKVVEKAGLAVEGLVFSPLATAMAALTESEREEGVVLIDIGSGTTEVLVVADGAARHAEVLPLGGGNVTRDLSIGLGLSLADAERLKLDHASVGPLSAADAEAQLTVRQVGADADSALSARTLHSIVEPRARELLELAWDRAQRSPAARSAGCGVVLCGGGALLPGLAGLAAQLYERSVRLGAPLEQQGLIAELADPRYTPVVGLLRYGYERLVGDEAGEAPPRGGLRRLFRAMGAGRRGK